The proteins below come from a single Panulirus ornatus isolate Po-2019 chromosome 50, ASM3632096v1, whole genome shotgun sequence genomic window:
- the LOC139764698 gene encoding uncharacterized protein: protein MSTMEPKMTRPSYLLLHFTIAVCTVLWNPLLVIAQIQRSPSPASEFVTQPSNVTVPQGERVVLKCVLASYAHVCRWYFLEEGLDFFNERVSPVLVKDFSPAHHRDCSIRINKVRKIQEGQWLCQALKFHSSKFLMTSPAFLRVITKSESVTWKPPADDLHSTPRQGRRENDSHEGPKSGSHGDETSRNSVEFESNDEDYIQNTPVRESTILKCQINKPISTCSWIMPDGAVFNVSQEHSNESFKYSEDYKLEGDLSEGSCALRVHEVQHKDEGNWRCVVQVNDEQEFHGPLLHLHIIDHENPSSHSHEGIPLVAPEDESVNLLVIGLVLISGILFITVIMLFTCLYRRMSANSEETRKILQISPHSSMDIPHKTLPSTDFTTTSVMTVEPRKKLPLQYVDLDHYNQYLDMSVSGSANDGYIMMPNSSIRSSTSSRTTLSTVSTLPVGRSRSASNSTTISGGSPHLTTLVDNPSYNPDDALDRKGINFSRPDSLYSTDHVYEEIKEKKDDFGKMEKIEEATTPETPTYTNILEDCEGYMIPKKSPSSDALPTLQIKETPKTFPKLPLPNPPQSNKDDTTLIQSQAPSAGQGSHYSRIGQNGLLPASSICLSSENLGPGYSRLGTPTDPMERYDTPRPPANDPMERYDVPRNIPTESSLQPDIPVSTEVCVDGLTGTIV, encoded by the exons TGTGCACTGTTCTATGGAATCCCTTGCTGGTGATAGCACAAATACAACGATCACCATCTCCTGCCTCAGAGTTCGTCACGCAACCCTCAAATGTAACTGTGCCACAAGGCGAGCGGGTCGTCCTGAAGTGTGTA CTTGCAAGTTATGCTCATGTGTGTCGCTGGTACTTCCTGGAAGAGGGTCTGGACTTCTTTAATGAACgtgtgtctcctgtgttagtgaaggATTTTAGTCCAGCTCATCACCGGGATTGTTCAATCAGAATCAACAAG GTCCgaaagattcaggaaggacagtggTTGTGCCAGGCTCTAAAATTTCACTCTTCAAAGTTCCTCATGACCAGCCCTGCTTTTCTCAGGGTTATCACAA AGTCTGAGAGTGTCACATGGAAGCCTCCTGCAGATGATCTGCACTCAACTCCTCGACAGGGTCGCCGGGAGAATGATTCACATGAAGGACCTAAG TCTGGCTCTCATGGGGATGAAACCTCAAGAAACAGCGTGGAATTTGAATCTAATGATGAAGACTACATTCAAAATACTCCTGTAAGAGAATCTACCATTCTCAAGTGCCAAATTAACAAGCCAATCTCCACATGCTCTTGGATCATGCCTGATGGAGCTGTCTTTAATGTATCACAAG AACATTCCAATGAGTCCTTCAAGTATTCTGAGGATTACAAACTAGAGGGTGACCTCAGTGAAGGGAGCTGTGCCTTACGAGTCCATGAGGTGCAACATAAGGATGAGGGGAACTGgcgatgtgtggttcaggtgaaTGACGAACAAGAGTTTCATGGTCCCCTCTTGCATCTGCATATTATTGATCATGAAAATCCTTCAAGTCACAGTCATG AAGGAATACCATTAGTGGCCCCTGAAGATGAATCAGTGAATCTCCTGGTGATTGGTCTTGTACTCATCTCTGGCATCCTCTTCATTACTGTCATCATGCTTTTCACATGCCTGTATCGTCGAATGAGTGCAAATTCTGAGGAGACTCGCAAGATCCTCCAAATATCTCCTCACAGCAGTATGGATATTCCTCATAAGACACTGCCCTCAACTGACTTTACAACTACTTCAGTTATGACTGTAGAACCAAGAAAGAAACTTCCACTTCAATATGTTGACTTGGATCACTATAATCAATATCTGGATATGAGTGTTTCAGGATCAGCTAATGATGGTTACATCATGATGCCAAACTCCAGTATcagatcatcaacatcatcaagaaCAACATTATCAACAGTATCCACTCTCCCTGTTGGCCGTTCTCGCTCTGCCAGCAACAGCACAACAATAAGTGGAGGTTCACCTCACTTGACTACATTAGTAGATAATCCTTCTTATAATCCTGATGATGCTCTTGATCGCAAAGGTATCAATTTTTCACGTCCAGATTCTTTGTACAGTACTGACCATGTATATGaggaaattaaagaaaagaaggatgattttggaaaaatggagaaaatagAGGAGGCCACAACTCCTGAAACTCCAACGTACACAAACATCTTAGAAGACTGTGAGGGTTACATGATCCCCAAAAAAAGCCCTTCCAGTGATGCTCTACCTACATTACAAATTAAAGAAACCCCAAAAACTTTTCCAAAGCTTCCATTACCAAATCCACCTCAGAGCAATAAAGATGACACAACTCTTATTCAATCACAAGCACCTTCTGCTGGTCAGGGTTCTCATTATTCTCGTATAGGTCAAAATGGTCTACTTCCTGCTAGTTCCATATGCCTATCTTCAGAAAATCTTGGTCCAGGTTATTCAAGGCTTGGCACTCCTACAGATCCTATGGAAAGATATGACACTCCACGGCCCCCTGCCAATGACCCCATGGAAAGGTATGATGTACCACGTAACATTCCAACAGAGTCAAGTTTACAACCAGACATTCCAGTATCTACAGAGGTATGTGTAGATGGCCTCACTGGTACAATTGTTTGA